The following proteins are co-located in the Salvelinus sp. IW2-2015 linkage group LG36, ASM291031v2, whole genome shotgun sequence genome:
- the LOC111959915 gene encoding inhibin beta B chain: protein MRRYNLTLACLMACILSICGTLGTTRARITGAETQTVTQESCASCGLPEASERVDIDLLEAVKRHILNRLQMRERPNITHPIPKAAMVTALRRLHAGKVREDGRVEIPNLDGQASYSNEVHGETSEIISFAESDELASSQASKSSLHFLISSEGNQNLHVSQANLWLYFRLLPTGSEKGPRRRVTVKIHYHEAGTGAAGGARGGTGAGAGGGGRWTLVEKRVDLKRSGWHTFPLSEAVRALFGKGGRRQDLEVRCEGCEAFNVVPILVDPAEPSHRPFLVVRARQVEGNHRIRKRGLECDGSSGGLCCRRQFYIDFRLIGWNDWIIAPAGYYGNYCEGSCPAYMAGVPGSASSFHTAVVNQYRMRGMSPGSVNSCCIPTKLSTMSMLYFDDEYNIVKRDVPNMIVEECGCA from the exons ATGAGAAGATATAATCTCACACTGGCTTGTTTAATGGCTTGCATACTTTCAATCTGCGGTACCTTGGGGACAACGCGGGCGCGCATAACGGGGGCAGAGACTCAAACCGTCACCCAGGAGTCGTGCGCATCGTGTGGGTTGCCGGAGGCGTCAGAACGGGTGGACATAGACCTTTTGGAAGCAGTTAAGAGGCACATCTTGAACAGATTACAAATGAGAGAAAGACCCAACATCACTCATCCTATTCCCAAGGCTGCAATGGTAACAGCGCTGAGGAGGCTTCACGCCGGTAAGGTACGGGAAGACGGGAGGGTTGAGATCCCCAACCTTGATGGACAAGCTTCCTACAGTAACGAGGTGCATGGGGAGACGTCGGAGATAATCAGTTTTGCAGAATCAG ATGAGCTGGCTTCTTCTCAAGCCTCTAAGTCCAGCCTCCACTTCCTCATCTCCAGTGAAGGGAACCAGAACCTGCATGTGTCTCAGGCCAACCTGTGGCTCTACTTCAGGCTGCTGCCCACCGGCTCCGAGAAAGGGCCTCGACGGAGAGTCACAGTTAAAATCCACTACCATGAGGCAGGGACTGGAGCTGCAGGTGGAGCCAGGggaggaacaggggcaggggcaggCGGAGGAGGTCGGTGGACCCTAGTGGAGAAGCGTGTGGACCTAAAGCGCAGCGGCTGGCACACCTTCCCCCTGTCAGAGGCAGTGAGGGCCCTGTTTGGTAAGGGCGGCCGGCGGCAGGACCTGGAGGTGCGTTGTGAGGGCTGTGAGGCATTCAACGTGGTTCCTATCTTAGTTGACCCAGCAGAACCCTCACACAGGCCCTTTCTGGTGGTCCGGGCACGGCAGGTGGAAGGGAACCACCGCATCAGGAAGAGGGGGCTGGAGTGTGACGGGAGCAGTGGAGGCCTGTGCTGCAGACGACAGTTCTACATAGACTTTCGCCTCATTGGCTGGAACGACTGGATCATCGCACCCGCGGGTTATTACGGTAACTACTGCGAGGGAAGCTGCCCGGCGTACATGGCGGGGGTACCGGGGTCGGCGTCATCGTTCCACACGGCGGTGGTCAACCAGTACCGGATGAGGGGCATGAGCCCCGGCTCGGTCAACTCCTGTTGTATCCCCACCAAGCTCAGTACCATGTCTATGCTGTACTTCGACGATGAGTACAACATAGTAAAACGAGACGTGCCCAATATGATAGTGGAAGAGTGTGGCTGTGCCTGA